The following proteins are encoded in a genomic region of Paenibacillus sp. FSL H3-0469:
- a CDS encoding glycoside hydrolase family 3 protein — translation MRTIEQMSLREKIGQMFVTGFPSTEMSPELKEVIEQYKVGNIILFSHNISNKYQLGGLVAELQQWFTTHTGIPGFITIDQEGGRVTRMPKDATNVAGAMAIASSGRPENAYAAGRITARELQALGINFNLAPVMDVTSNALNPVINVRSYGDTVETVSQYGIQMMKGLLDGGVMSSLKHFPGHGDTDVDSHIGLPVINKTVEELEQLELLPFKTAIGQGAEAIMSAHILFPQIETSGVPGTMSYTIITELLKEKLGFEGLVVSDCLEMDAIKRYYGTAKGALEAVKAGIDLVFISHTPATVKEAVHLIEEAVAAGDLDEAVIDAAVAKILAYKARYTHVGEPDYGIVGCEVHRRANELMRTETICLIKGETQPVQAGDGQVLFVGSYAYRTDLASSSVNQELSFPQYMGEHFAAAYELIGIDPDEEQINTVLHKAEGYKHVVIGLFNARENTGQLALVQKLVAANCKVTAITLGRPYDLALIEGGFCGIAAFEYTPDAFKSLIPILNGEVTPAASITIQL, via the coding sequence ATGAGAACGATAGAACAAATGAGCTTGCGTGAGAAAATCGGGCAAATGTTCGTAACAGGCTTTCCGTCAACGGAGATGTCCCCGGAGCTGAAGGAAGTCATTGAGCAGTACAAAGTCGGAAATATTATTTTATTCTCCCATAATATCAGCAATAAGTATCAATTAGGCGGGCTTGTTGCAGAACTGCAGCAATGGTTCACCACACATACAGGCATTCCGGGCTTTATTACGATTGACCAGGAAGGCGGCCGGGTGACCCGGATGCCCAAGGATGCGACGAATGTAGCCGGAGCCATGGCCATTGCCTCTTCAGGACGCCCTGAAAATGCTTATGCAGCAGGCAGAATAACGGCCCGGGAACTACAAGCATTAGGCATTAATTTCAATCTTGCGCCCGTGATGGATGTTACCAGTAATGCGCTCAATCCGGTGATCAACGTCCGCTCTTACGGGGATACTGTTGAGACTGTATCGCAGTACGGGATTCAAATGATGAAGGGCTTGCTCGATGGCGGCGTAATGTCCTCGCTGAAGCATTTTCCCGGTCATGGGGATACCGATGTCGATTCACACATTGGCTTGCCTGTCATTAACAAAACGGTGGAGGAGCTAGAGCAGCTTGAACTGCTGCCGTTTAAGACTGCCATCGGGCAGGGGGCCGAGGCCATCATGAGCGCCCATATTTTATTCCCGCAAATCGAAACGTCTGGTGTACCGGGAACGATGTCTTATACGATTATTACAGAGCTGCTTAAAGAGAAATTGGGATTTGAGGGGTTGGTTGTCTCCGATTGTCTGGAAATGGATGCGATTAAACGCTATTACGGGACGGCCAAAGGTGCACTCGAAGCCGTTAAAGCAGGGATTGATCTGGTATTCATCAGTCACACGCCTGCAACGGTTAAAGAAGCGGTTCATTTAATAGAAGAAGCTGTAGCGGCGGGTGATTTGGATGAAGCGGTTATTGATGCAGCTGTTGCCAAAATTTTAGCCTATAAAGCCCGCTATACGCATGTTGGGGAACCGGATTACGGGATCGTGGGCTGCGAAGTTCACCGCCGGGCGAACGAGCTGATGCGTACGGAAACGATCTGCCTGATTAAAGGTGAGACCCAGCCCGTTCAGGCAGGGGATGGGCAGGTCTTGTTTGTGGGCTCCTATGCCTACCGGACCGACCTGGCCTCCAGCAGTGTGAATCAGGAGCTTAGCTTCCCGCAGTATATGGGTGAGCATTTTGCTGCAGCGTATGAGCTGATCGGTATTGATCCGGACGAGGAGCAGATTAACACAGTGCTGCACAAGGCTGAAGGGTACAAGCATGTTGTTATCGGGCTGTTCAATGCGCGTGAAAATACAGGCCAGCTGGCGCTTGTGCAGAAGCTTGTGGCAGCAAACTGTAAAGTAACGGCAATTACCTTGGGCCGGCCGTATGATTTAGCTTTAATCGAAGGCGGGTTTTGCGGCATTGCAGCCTTTGAATATACTCCGGATGCATTCAAGTCCCTTATTCCCATCCTGAATGGTGAGGTCACACCTGCTGCCAGTATTACGATTCAGCTATAG
- a CDS encoding BadF/BadG/BcrA/BcrD ATPase family protein, whose amino-acid sequence MAFIVGMDGGGTKTAVIVTHDDQEEPVLSFTAGPINYNGGDAGAIAAAFGEIFKQIRSCCTSLTEVNHVCIGAAGVSNPAVARFLEQQVRDNGYSGPLTITGDQETALYGAQNAMQGIILIAGTGSICFGVNEKGERHRTGGFGHLIDDEGSGYYIGRELLSVLVQAEDGRTADTMIPELVYKQLGLGTVQEVIGFVYDKNTTKKDIAALAPVMTAACGLGDAQALKLAEQCAAGLFELVVPVIERLKLYESKVAIAGSVLQKSRFVREALERKLARSYPQTQLIMPVHNAAYGAVLLGKSKMSNG is encoded by the coding sequence ATGGCATTTATTGTTGGCATGGACGGGGGCGGCACCAAGACAGCTGTCATTGTTACTCATGATGATCAGGAAGAGCCTGTACTATCCTTTACGGCAGGGCCTATTAATTATAATGGCGGCGATGCCGGGGCTATTGCTGCCGCTTTCGGGGAGATTTTTAAGCAGATAAGGTCCTGCTGCACAAGCCTAACGGAAGTTAATCATGTATGTATAGGAGCGGCAGGCGTAAGCAATCCGGCAGTAGCCCGTTTTTTGGAGCAACAGGTGAGAGATAACGGTTATAGCGGGCCGCTAACGATTACCGGGGATCAGGAAACCGCACTATATGGAGCCCAGAATGCGATGCAGGGTATTATTCTCATTGCCGGTACAGGCTCCATTTGCTTCGGGGTGAATGAAAAGGGAGAGCGGCACCGCACTGGAGGCTTTGGTCATCTGATTGATGATGAGGGAAGCGGATATTATATCGGGCGTGAGCTCTTGTCCGTGCTGGTTCAGGCAGAGGACGGAAGAACAGCGGATACGATGATTCCGGAGCTGGTCTATAAGCAGCTTGGACTTGGTACGGTGCAAGAGGTTATAGGTTTTGTCTACGACAAAAACACAACGAAAAAAGATATTGCAGCGCTCGCCCCGGTGATGACGGCAGCATGCGGGCTCGGGGACGCCCAGGCGCTAAAATTGGCGGAGCAATGTGCAGCCGGTCTGTTTGAGCTTGTGGTGCCTGTGATTGAGCGGCTGAAATTATATGAGAGTAAGGTTGCAATTGCCGGAAGTGTGCTGCAGAAATCCCGTTTTGTAAGAGAGGCCTTAGAGCGGAAGCTTGCCCGCAGCTACCCGCAGACCCAGCTGATTATGCCTGTTCATAATGCAGCCTATGGTGCTGTACTGCTCGGAAAATCAAAAATGAGTAACGGGTAA
- a CDS encoding GNAT family N-acetyltransferase, producing the protein MTTTPEQNISVTNRPGREQLEQIYDILDECFSVGRGYFQERLDLDTSYDPDTTWFATVGGKVAANVQIFPLSIRVGQAVLQTGAMGSVAADPNYRGMGLTHKILAAQTDYMREAGYDISVLLASKHAFYEKAGWRLIPETAYAVENEARGGQPDGYEVIPFEPRYLEDIRAIYEQFNQNRTYTVVRNETYWKDLIRWPEWKKSDCLLLQHDHKIVAYGIIEKKDTEQVFINELIYLDEAADGVEYLFHELCRLRPKARQIMAMLPEDHKLYAYYQQLQAEPVPINMAMWKMINLYSTFHKLQLELEHRLNGNALMAEQELSITLQCGEDKICLDYRQKRLSVSGNSQSGSRITIEVDERNLISYIVFGYNAEGEAEAGTPARHADILQALFPKQQAVFYLTDKF; encoded by the coding sequence ATGACGACAACACCAGAACAAAATATAAGCGTAACCAACAGGCCGGGCAGAGAACAGCTTGAACAGATTTACGATATTTTAGATGAATGTTTTTCCGTAGGCCGGGGGTATTTCCAGGAAAGATTAGACCTCGACACCTCCTATGACCCGGATACCACATGGTTTGCAACGGTCGGCGGCAAGGTTGCTGCCAATGTTCAAATCTTTCCGCTTTCCATCAGAGTCGGCCAAGCGGTCTTGCAGACGGGCGCTATGGGCAGCGTCGCTGCAGATCCCAATTATCGCGGCATGGGGCTGACACACAAAATTCTTGCTGCACAAACAGACTACATGAGAGAAGCCGGTTATGATATAAGTGTACTTCTGGCCAGCAAGCATGCATTTTATGAGAAGGCCGGCTGGAGACTGATTCCCGAGACTGCTTACGCTGTTGAAAATGAGGCGCGGGGCGGGCAGCCGGACGGTTACGAGGTTATACCTTTTGAGCCCCGTTATCTTGAGGATATCCGTGCTATTTATGAACAATTCAATCAGAACCGCACCTATACTGTAGTACGTAATGAAACCTACTGGAAGGATCTGATCCGCTGGCCGGAATGGAAGAAATCGGACTGTCTGCTGCTTCAGCACGATCATAAAATTGTCGCTTATGGCATTATTGAAAAAAAGGACACCGAACAGGTATTTATCAACGAACTCATCTATCTGGATGAGGCAGCGGACGGCGTGGAGTACTTATTTCATGAATTATGCCGTCTTCGGCCGAAGGCCAGGCAAATCATGGCGATGCTTCCTGAGGATCACAAGCTGTATGCCTATTATCAGCAGCTTCAGGCAGAGCCCGTCCCCATTAATATGGCAATGTGGAAAATGATCAACCTGTATTCTACCTTCCACAAGCTTCAGCTTGAACTGGAGCATCGCCTTAACGGCAATGCCTTGATGGCGGAACAGGAGCTGTCCATAACGCTGCAATGCGGGGAGGACAAGATCTGCCTCGACTACCGCCAGAAGCGGCTTTCCGTTTCCGGGAATAGTCAGTCCGGGTCCCGGATAACCATAGAAGTGGATGAGCGGAATCTGATCTCTTATATCGTCTTCGGCTATAATGCGGAAGGCGAAGCTGAAGCTGGGACCCCTGCCCGACATGCTGATATTCTGCAGGCCCTGTTCCCGAAACAGCAGGCCGTGTTTTATTTAACCGACAAATTTTGA
- a CDS encoding TetR/AcrR family transcriptional regulator: protein MNKQPQITEKTRQKFIDVFCELYSQKPVEKISIQEIASRSGYNRSTFYQYFTDIYELLDTVENNLLHDIKAELAGNELSMHSVQDALSCLDRKEHLLALHALLGDYGSPRFLARLKRDIPMEQFLSLPQNHSLTPYFIEFYLTTTLSLFRLWLQQEKDIPPEEFIKLAENLYSRGVSAYSDEGF from the coding sequence ATGAACAAGCAGCCCCAAATTACGGAGAAAACAAGACAAAAGTTTATAGATGTGTTTTGTGAGCTATACAGCCAAAAGCCGGTTGAGAAAATTTCCATCCAGGAAATCGCCAGCCGGTCAGGGTATAACCGCAGTACCTTTTATCAATACTTTACTGACATTTACGAACTTCTGGACACTGTGGAAAATAACTTGCTCCATGACATCAAAGCAGAACTAGCCGGTAACGAGCTGTCGATGCATTCGGTTCAGGATGCGCTGTCTTGTCTGGACAGAAAAGAACATCTCCTGGCGCTCCATGCCCTTCTGGGCGATTATGGAAGCCCCCGTTTCTTAGCACGCTTAAAAAGAGACATCCCCATGGAGCAATTCCTAAGCCTTCCGCAAAATCATTCCTTAACGCCATACTTCATTGAGTTCTATCTGACGACGACCCTTTCTTTATTTCGCCTTTGGCTCCAGCAGGAAAAGGATATACCGCCAGAAGAATTTATTAAGTTAGCGGAGAACTTATATTCAAGAGGGGTTTCGGCTTATTCTGATGAAGGATTCTGA